The following are encoded together in the Cicer arietinum cultivar CDC Frontier isolate Library 1 chromosome 2, Cicar.CDCFrontier_v2.0, whole genome shotgun sequence genome:
- the LOC101508604 gene encoding uncharacterized protein, giving the protein MCDDVEPNFDAMNDGVEPVMIDLTDVFTTGMMFDTRDELLKWARNVGRENEIVVVIFRSETATTRPRTKTKLILSCERSGKYRPWKNPNLTRSTWTRKCDCPFRLRGTRSNVDDGWYLHVICGLHNHKLAKKLIDHSFLGRLSQDEKNVLGDMTKNFVKPKDILMTLSDHNIESLTTIKQVYNARQAYRSSLRDNRTEIQHLLTLMERDKYVH; this is encoded by the coding sequence atgtgTGATGATGTGGAACCTAATTTTGACGCTATGAATGACGGAGTTGAACCTGTTATGATTGATTTGACTGATGTGTTTACCACCGGCATGATGTTCGATACACGAGATGAATTATTGAAATGGGCTAGAAATGTTGGAAGGGAAAatgaaattgttgttgtgatttttaGATCTGAAACTGCGACAACACGACcaagaacaaagacaaaattaattcttagTTGTGAAAGAAGTGGTAAATATAGACCTTGGAAGAATCCTAATCTTACGAGGAGTACTTGGACTAGAAAATGTGATTGTCCATTTAGATTGAGAGGAACACGATCAAATGTTGATGATGGATGGTATTTGCATGTAATATGTGGTCTCCATAACCACAAATTGGCCAAAAAACTGATTGATCACTCTTTCTTAGGTCGATTGTctcaagatgagaaaaatgtacTTGGTGATATGACAAAGAACTTTGTAAAACCAAAAGACATTTTAATGACATTGAGTGATCATAACATTGAAAGTTTGACGAcaataaaacaagtttacaatGCACGTCAAGCATATCGTTCATCACTTAGAGATAATAGAACAGAAATACAACATCTTTTGACATTGATGGAACGCGACAAATACGTTCATTGA